A window of the Rhineura floridana isolate rRhiFlo1 chromosome 13, rRhiFlo1.hap2, whole genome shotgun sequence genome harbors these coding sequences:
- the LOC133369034 gene encoding serine/arginine-rich splicing factor 3-like isoform X1, which produces MVNITKRRQTSFSLAFLSEMHRDSCPLDCKVYVGNLGNDGNKTELERAFGYYGPLRSVWVARNPPGFAFVEFEDPRDAADAVRELDGRTLCGCRVRVELSNGEKRSRNRGPPPSWGRRPRDDYRRRSPLPRRRSPRRRSRSRSLSRERRRERSLSRERNHKPSRSFSSSRSRSRSNDRK; this is translated from the exons ATGGTAAATATTACAAAGAGAAGGCAGACAAGTTTTTCTCTTGCGTTCCTTTCAGAGATGCATCGTGATTCGTGTCCGCTGGACTGCAAGGTTTATGTAGGTAACCTTGGGAACGATGGCAACAAAACTGAATTGGAACGAGCATTTGGATACTATGGACCACTGCGTAGTGTGTGGGTTGCTAGGAATCCCCCTGGTTTTGCTTTCGTTGAATTTGAAGACCCACGTGATGCTGCTGATGCTGTCAGAGAACTAGATGGGAG AACACTGTGTGGGTGTCGTGTCAGGGTGGAACTATCCAATGGTGAAAAACGTAGCCGGAACCGTGGTCCACCTCCCTCATGGGGTAGGCGTCCCCGAGATGACTATCGCAGGAGAAGTCCTCTGCCTCGCCGCAG ATCTCCTCGAAGGAGAAGCCGCAGCAG GTCCCTTTCTAGAGAGAGAAGGCGAGAGAGATCACTGTcaagggagagaaatcataagccTTCCCGTTCATTTTCCAGCTCTCGTAG CCGCTCCAGGTCAAATGACAGGAAATAG
- the LOC133369034 gene encoding serine/arginine-rich splicing factor 3-like isoform X2, translated as MHRDSCPLDCKVYVGNLGNDGNKTELERAFGYYGPLRSVWVARNPPGFAFVEFEDPRDAADAVRELDGRTLCGCRVRVELSNGEKRSRNRGPPPSWGRRPRDDYRRRSPLPRRRSPRRRSRSRSLSRERRRERSLSRERNHKPSRSFSSSRSRSRSNDRK; from the exons ATGCATCGTGATTCGTGTCCGCTGGACTGCAAGGTTTATGTAGGTAACCTTGGGAACGATGGCAACAAAACTGAATTGGAACGAGCATTTGGATACTATGGACCACTGCGTAGTGTGTGGGTTGCTAGGAATCCCCCTGGTTTTGCTTTCGTTGAATTTGAAGACCCACGTGATGCTGCTGATGCTGTCAGAGAACTAGATGGGAG AACACTGTGTGGGTGTCGTGTCAGGGTGGAACTATCCAATGGTGAAAAACGTAGCCGGAACCGTGGTCCACCTCCCTCATGGGGTAGGCGTCCCCGAGATGACTATCGCAGGAGAAGTCCTCTGCCTCGCCGCAG ATCTCCTCGAAGGAGAAGCCGCAGCAG GTCCCTTTCTAGAGAGAGAAGGCGAGAGAGATCACTGTcaagggagagaaatcataagccTTCCCGTTCATTTTCCAGCTCTCGTAG CCGCTCCAGGTCAAATGACAGGAAATAG